Proteins from a single region of Pseudopedobacter saltans DSM 12145:
- a CDS encoding DUF932 domain-containing protein, which produces MAHNINFNEQTGRHSFFSVQQKAWHGLGQIVEQYPTSEEAIVHAGLDYEVIKSPLFTQGRTMSIGDSGELIEANDILVPNSFATLRTDTNTPLGVVGKDYHIVQNREAFNFFDAIVGRGEGILYETAGALGNGERIFITAKLPDYIRVGNGDDVTEKYIFLTTSHDGSGSITAAFTPIRIVCQNTLNASLRSMTNVVRIKHTSGAKQRLENAHKVMGLANTLSAQLENIFNDWAKVRVTDREVRKLIQLALCPNKETLNLLKKGAEDEVSTVFKNTVDDAFQYAMISDTQQMATTKGTLFGAYNAVTGYFQNVRNYRDGEAKLQSIVMGGTAQLKTQKAFELCTDFAYSGAEIFNFN; this is translated from the coding sequence ATGGCACACAACATCAATTTCAACGAGCAAACAGGACGTCATTCATTTTTCAGCGTTCAACAAAAAGCGTGGCACGGTTTGGGGCAAATCGTAGAGCAGTACCCAACAAGCGAGGAAGCAATCGTACACGCAGGTTTAGATTACGAGGTTATCAAATCCCCACTGTTTACACAGGGCAGAACAATGAGCATAGGCGACAGCGGAGAGCTGATTGAAGCAAACGACATCTTAGTACCTAACAGTTTCGCCACACTCCGCACCGACACTAATACACCGTTGGGCGTAGTAGGCAAAGACTACCATATCGTACAAAACCGTGAGGCATTTAATTTCTTTGATGCTATTGTAGGCAGAGGCGAGGGAATACTGTACGAAACCGCAGGAGCATTGGGCAACGGGGAACGCATTTTTATCACTGCCAAGCTGCCCGACTATATCCGAGTAGGTAACGGCGACGATGTTACAGAAAAGTATATCTTCTTAACCACGAGCCACGACGGTAGCGGAAGTATTACCGCAGCGTTTACCCCTATCCGTATCGTATGCCAAAACACCCTTAACGCTTCATTGCGGAGTATGACCAACGTTGTGCGTATCAAACACACGTCAGGAGCAAAACAACGCCTTGAAAACGCTCACAAGGTTATGGGGCTTGCCAACACTCTAAGCGCACAGTTAGAGAACATTTTTAATGACTGGGCTAAAGTAAGGGTAACAGACCGAGAAGTAAGAAAGCTAATCCAGTTGGCACTTTGCCCGAACAAAGAAACGCTTAACCTGCTCAAAAAAGGTGCTGAAGATGAAGTTTCCACCGTGTTTAAAAACACCGTAGATGATGCCTTCCAATACGCTATGATAAGCGACACGCAACAAATGGCAACTACCAAAGGCACATTATTCGGGGCTTACAATGCCGTTACAGGCTACTTTCAGAATGTACGCAATTACAGGGATGGCGAAGCCAAACTACAATCTATTGTAATGGGCGGTACAGCACAGCTAAAGACCCAAAAAGCCTTTGAACTGTGTACAGACTTTGCCTATTCAGGAGCAGAGATTTTCAACTTCAATTAA
- a CDS encoding DUF1281 family ferredoxin-like fold protein, with protein MANWCNNTIVFEGTDEAIEQITQLFKTMAEREQKENCGQLPEFVQDTNGDYFYNISQDNESFGVFQYETKWSPNTEAVKQIAEHFKVNFTQDYEELGCLVYGQAILDDGTLTNTCLDSQNFDSYELDKETDTYHFEGTEYDSEWDILETLLERKIESHFNSSKV; from the coding sequence ATGGCTAATTGGTGCAACAATACGATTGTTTTTGAGGGAACAGACGAAGCAATCGAACAAATAACACAGCTATTCAAAACAATGGCTGAAAGAGAACAGAAAGAAAATTGCGGGCAACTGCCCGAATTTGTACAGGACACGAACGGAGATTATTTCTACAATATTAGTCAGGACAATGAAAGTTTTGGTGTATTCCAGTATGAAACAAAATGGTCGCCAAATACGGAAGCCGTTAAGCAGATAGCCGAACATTTTAAAGTCAATTTCACACAGGACTATGAGGAATTAGGATGCTTAGTATATGGTCAGGCAATATTAGACGATGGCACACTAACAAACACCTGCTTAGATAGCCAGAACTTTGACAGCTACGAATTAGACAAGGAAACAGACACCTACCATTTTGAGGGAACGGAGTATGACAGCGAGTGGGATATACTCGAAACCTTATTAGAGCGTAAAATCGAAAGTCATTTTAATAGTAGTAAAGTTTAG
- a CDS encoding helix-turn-helix domain-containing protein — MEVITIQKSVLEGMKNELKALLELAENATKKYTPIFAKEQWLDNQEVCLMMNITKRTLQTYKDKGLLPYSRLNRKNYYKRSDVQALLEAGQPYNTAENGFIHE; from the coding sequence ATGGAAGTAATCACAATACAAAAGTCCGTACTGGAGGGAATGAAAAATGAGCTGAAAGCACTTTTGGAACTGGCCGAAAATGCCACTAAAAAATACACTCCAATTTTCGCAAAAGAGCAATGGCTCGATAACCAGGAAGTGTGCCTGATGATGAACATTACCAAGCGGACTTTGCAGACGTATAAGGACAAAGGGTTATTGCCTTATTCCCGACTGAACCGTAAGAACTATTATAAACGCTCGGATGTGCAGGCTTTACTCGAAGCCGGACAGCCGTATAATACTGCCGAAAATGGATTTATTCACGAATGA
- a CDS encoding response regulator has product METGTAQKKITLGFINDKNPIADIVCDDLTNLGFEILYRSEHIEDGITQLSALKSLPQVCIIDLDFYDSNVLTELRKLRKKYPSVKLIAFSEKDSEQSVKTLLNIGFEGYLLIGSDTDDFKKAIDVVTNSGRYFSVGIAKIAQEYFTDN; this is encoded by the coding sequence ATGGAAACTGGTACAGCACAAAAAAAAATTACCCTTGGTTTTATCAATGATAAAAACCCGATTGCAGATATTGTATGCGATGACCTTACGAATTTAGGATTTGAGATACTATACCGTTCGGAACATATTGAGGACGGAATAACTCAATTATCTGCATTGAAATCACTTCCCCAAGTTTGTATTATTGACCTCGATTTTTATGACAGTAATGTATTAACAGAGCTTCGGAAACTACGCAAAAAATACCCAAGCGTGAAACTAATTGCATTCAGTGAAAAGGACAGTGAACAATCTGTAAAAACTCTTTTAAATATTGGTTTTGAAGGCTATTTGCTAATTGGTAGCGATACAGACGATTTTAAAAAAGCCATTGATGTTGTTACAAATAGCGGAAGATATTTTAGCGTGGGAATAGCGAAAATTGCACAGGAATATTTTACTGATAACTAA
- a CDS encoding bacteriophage abortive infection AbiH family protein — translation MKTLYIIGNGFDLHHKLDTRYQSFANYLAENNSEVYELLLNYYGLPDITNPELTDEEYALWSRFEQALADLDYLSVLDDNSDLIARPGAEDFRDRDWHSYQIEMEEIIKDLTTTLISDFNKFILEVKYESISDDVVIDLENDSHFLNFNYTKTLQESYGIPEERITYIHNRADIDNCTLILGHGTDPANFDEKEEEPPQGLSEEELYEWREQKADEYDYSYESAKQEILSYYTKAFKNTASIIENNIVLFNNLTEVEKVIVLGHSISEVDLKYFEVLKAKLNENVIWSVSYYSELEKQAHKETLLQLGIKDSNIVQLKIPDLKKQI, via the coding sequence ATGAAAACATTATACATTATTGGTAATGGATTTGACCTCCATCATAAATTAGACACAAGGTATCAAAGTTTTGCAAACTACTTGGCTGAAAATAACAGTGAAGTTTATGAACTCTTATTAAATTATTATGGACTTCCTGACATTACAAATCCTGAATTGACAGATGAAGAGTATGCGTTATGGTCAAGATTTGAGCAAGCCTTAGCTGACTTGGATTATTTATCGGTATTGGACGATAATTCCGACTTAATTGCTCGCCCTGGTGCTGAAGATTTTCGAGATAGAGATTGGCATAGTTATCAGATAGAGATGGAAGAAATCATTAAGGATTTAACGACCACTCTAATTAGCGACTTTAATAAGTTTATTCTTGAAGTCAAATACGAAAGCATTTCTGATGATGTGGTAATTGACTTAGAAAATGATAGCCATTTTTTAAATTTCAATTATACTAAGACACTACAGGAAAGCTATGGCATTCCCGAAGAACGAATAACTTATATTCATAACAGAGCAGATATAGATAATTGTACTCTTATTTTAGGACACGGAACTGACCCTGCAAATTTTGATGAGAAAGAAGAAGAACCACCACAAGGATTAAGCGAAGAAGAATTATACGAATGGCGTGAACAAAAGGCTGATGAATATGACTATTCTTATGAAAGTGCCAAACAAGAAATACTATCTTATTATACAAAGGCATTTAAAAATACAGCTTCTATTATAGAAAACAATATCGTTTTATTTAACAATCTTACAGAAGTTGAAAAAGTTATTGTATTAGGGCATTCAATCTCAGAAGTGGATTTAAAATATTTTGAGGTATTAAAAGCCAAACTAAATGAAAATGTAATTTGGAGTGTTTCGTATTACAGTGAACTTGAAAAGCAAGCCCACAAAGAAACACTATTACAACTTGGGATAAAAGACAGCAATATTGTTCAACTAAAAATTCCAGATTTAAAAAAGCAGATTTAG
- a CDS encoding site-specific integrase → MEQAKKSTFKLLFYLKKNELKKNGNAPIMARITIDGTPKTFGTKLEIDPNNWDLKHGRVQGKSAQALSINKKLDNIRGRIDKIYEDMLKHEGFATAQKVKLSFLGVGVMDDAILKVFNDQNEDFKKLVEKEERSQSTYNKYITVYNHLTTFIKERYHRDDMAFRELTSDFIREFDFYLRYDLQSSHNTVWVYTMPVLSLAELAIKKGLIRDNPFQDYEINMEETDRGYILKEDVEKLMMCVPPHPRYELVKDLFIFSCFTGLAYADIKKLTRNNIQSFFDGHQWIISRRKKSDIASNVRLMEIPKRIIEKYQGTTRNEFIFPVPTNATCNTHIGKLVEKAEIITEQKVTFHTARHTFGTMFLTEGVPLESLSKMMGHKNISTTQIYAKITSQKISKDMDLVTPKFKAMEEAFMMAI, encoded by the coding sequence ATGGAACAGGCAAAAAAATCGACGTTCAAACTGCTTTTCTATTTGAAAAAGAACGAACTGAAAAAGAACGGTAATGCCCCGATTATGGCACGTATTACCATTGACGGAACCCCTAAGACTTTCGGAACAAAGTTAGAAATTGACCCCAATAATTGGGATTTGAAACACGGAAGAGTTCAGGGCAAAAGTGCGCAGGCATTAAGCATCAATAAAAAACTGGATAATATACGTGGGCGTATCGACAAGATTTATGAAGATATGCTGAAGCACGAGGGCTTTGCGACCGCCCAAAAAGTAAAGCTATCATTTTTGGGTGTCGGCGTAATGGATGATGCTATCCTAAAAGTTTTCAACGACCAAAATGAGGATTTTAAAAAATTGGTCGAAAAGGAAGAACGCTCACAAAGTACCTACAACAAGTATATCACAGTTTACAATCATCTTACCACATTTATAAAGGAACGCTATCATCGTGATGATATGGCTTTTCGGGAATTGACTTCCGATTTTATCCGCGAGTTTGATTTTTACCTCCGGTACGATTTACAGTCTTCGCATAATACGGTTTGGGTTTACACAATGCCAGTATTAAGCCTTGCGGAGTTGGCAATCAAAAAAGGTTTGATACGTGATAATCCTTTTCAGGATTACGAAATCAATATGGAAGAAACCGACCGGGGTTATATCCTTAAAGAAGATGTAGAAAAGCTGATGATGTGCGTACCACCGCACCCACGGTATGAATTGGTAAAAGACTTGTTTATTTTCAGTTGCTTTACCGGACTTGCTTACGCTGATATTAAGAAACTGACAAGGAACAATATTCAATCATTCTTTGACGGTCATCAATGGATTATCAGCAGGAGAAAGAAATCAGATATTGCTTCTAATGTTCGGTTAATGGAAATCCCTAAACGTATCATCGAGAAATATCAGGGTACTACACGGAATGAATTTATATTTCCAGTTCCGACCAATGCAACCTGCAATACTCACATAGGTAAATTGGTTGAAAAGGCTGAAATTATTACAGAGCAAAAAGTAACCTTTCACACTGCAAGGCACACTTTCGGAACAATGTTTTTGACCGAGGGCGTACCGCTTGAAAGCCTTAGCAAAATGATGGGGCATAAAAACATTTCCACCACACAGATTTACGCTAAAATCACAAGCCAAAAAATCAGTAAGGATATGGATTTGGTTACGCCGAAATTCAAAGCTATGGAAGAAGCGTTTATGATGGCAATCTAA
- a CDS encoding HEPN-associated N-terminal domain-containing protein, whose translation MGGVKQRWLELESRHLSSIPDKNICIKHIDDKSIKNFIKYNYNDGYCDYCAKELKVVPLEDLMEFIMDGISNFYEDAANFMSYNSREGGYLGEIYTPDELIQEHIELNAEPFEVIEDIVNSIEDIAWAQPDLYYDNIKDDLEFQWNYFKEIIKHKSRYLFSSADSNLPKALQILQEVGKLISKLNIIRIIPAGTKLYRCRQHDFKAKITNFNEITAPPNKKAIYPNRFSPSGISMFYSAFDDDAAILETISRTDKYKRYVTIAEFETLENQVVVDFNKLPKIPSIFGIKDKKRYYLILFLYSFVRDITQQIIKDGKEHTEYVPTQVVTEFLRYPFNKNRKNKISGIIYPSSQNRNHQSAVFFWDDELSREKVKLNTLKRKKII comes from the coding sequence ATGGGAGGAGTTAAACAGAGATGGCTTGAATTAGAAAGTAGACATTTAAGCAGCATTCCGGATAAGAATATTTGTATCAAGCACATTGACGATAAAAGCATCAAGAATTTCATTAAATATAATTACAACGATGGTTATTGTGATTATTGCGCTAAGGAACTAAAAGTAGTTCCTCTTGAAGATTTAATGGAATTTATTATGGATGGCATTTCAAATTTCTATGAAGATGCCGCCAATTTTATGAGTTACAATTCAAGAGAGGGAGGTTATCTTGGAGAAATCTATACCCCTGACGAACTTATACAAGAACACATAGAGTTGAATGCTGAACCTTTTGAGGTTATTGAAGATATTGTTAACTCAATTGAAGATATTGCTTGGGCTCAACCTGACCTGTATTACGACAATATTAAAGATGATTTAGAGTTTCAGTGGAATTACTTTAAAGAAATCATCAAACATAAATCCCGCTACCTTTTTTCATCAGCAGACAGCAACCTTCCTAAAGCCTTGCAAATACTACAAGAGGTTGGCAAACTTATATCAAAATTAAATATAATCAGGATTATCCCGGCAGGAACAAAACTTTATCGTTGTAGACAACACGACTTCAAAGCAAAAATTACAAATTTTAACGAAATCACTGCTCCCCCTAACAAAAAAGCAATTTATCCAAATCGGTTTAGCCCTTCAGGAATATCAATGTTTTATTCCGCTTTTGATGATGATGCAGCAATTTTAGAAACAATAAGCAGGACGGATAAATACAAAAGGTATGTAACGATTGCGGAATTTGAAACCTTAGAAAATCAGGTTGTTGTTGATTTTAATAAGCTCCCAAAAATTCCAAGTATTTTCGGCATTAAGGACAAGAAACGATATTACCTTATTTTATTTCTATACTCATTTGTAAGAGATATAACGCAGCAAATTATTAAGGATGGTAAAGAACATACCGAATACGTTCCAACTCAAGTTGTGACTGAATTTTTAAGGTATCCATTCAATAAAAATAGGAAGAATAAAATATCGGGAATTATTTATCCCTCATCGCAAAATAGAAATCATCAATCGGCAGTGTTTTTTTGGGATGACGAACTAAGTAGAGAAAAAGTAAAATTAAACACCTTAAAAAGAAAGAAAATTATTTAA
- a CDS encoding helix-turn-helix domain-containing protein: MDLFTNDNEEMIAHQEMIAQLRSSIESILKNYRPVMNGEIYLSGEDVCKLLHISKRTLQQYRDDNILPYIQIGGKIIYKESDILTILEQNYISQKKV, from the coding sequence ATGGATTTATTCACGAATGATAATGAAGAAATGATTGCCCATCAGGAAATGATAGCACAGCTAAGAAGCAGTATTGAGAGCATATTGAAAAATTACCGTCCTGTAATGAACGGAGAAATCTATCTTTCGGGCGAAGATGTGTGCAAGCTGCTCCATATCAGTAAACGGACTTTACAGCAGTACCGTGATGATAATATCCTGCCGTATATTCAAATAGGGGGCAAGATTATTTACAAGGAAAGTGACATTCTGACCATACTGGAACAGAATTACATTTCACAAAAAAAGGTTTGA